The Stegostoma tigrinum isolate sSteTig4 chromosome 38, sSteTig4.hap1, whole genome shotgun sequence genome contains a region encoding:
- the LOC132206537 gene encoding ferritin, middle subunit-like: MVSQVCQNYHKDCEDAVNKQINLELYSSYVYLSMFSYFDRDDVALHHFAEFFKEQSHEEREHAEKLMAFQNKRGGRVILQDIKKPEQDEWGSGLEAMQRALQMEKDVNQSLLDLHKLASGHTDPHLCDFLERQYLDEQVKMIKKLGDHITNLKRLGAPDNGMGEYLFDRLTLS; encoded by the exons atggtttcccaagtgtgtcagaactaccacaaggactgtgaggatgctgttaacaagcagatcaacctggagctctattcctcctatgtttacctctccatg ttctcttactttgaccgggatgatgttgccctgcatcactttgctgagttcttcaaggagcagtcccatgaggaacgggaacacgctgagaaactgatggcattccagaataaacgtggaggtcgagtcatcctgcaggacatcaag aagccagagcaggatgagtggggcagtggtctggaggcaatgcagagagctctgcagatggagaaggatgtgaaccagagtctgctggatctgcacaaactcgcctctggccacactgaccctcat ctgtgtgacttcctggagaggcaatacttggatgagcaagtgaagatgatcaagaagctgggagatcacatcaccaacctgaagagattgggagcccctgacaatggcatgggagagtacctgtttgacaggctcacactcagctga